From a single Salmo salar chromosome ssa22, Ssal_v3.1, whole genome shotgun sequence genomic region:
- the fbxo2 gene encoding F-box only protein 2 produces MARNLLKNPAGEEQMEFWELTENGGSQWQVEEMPGDCGYDFGDNGVTKYFSTSFELCLKRQVVDLVAEGYTPDDLDAQPAVSVEDWYSGRTDCGCTYQLTVWLLNENEEILQEFKPESITLDPDCDDCSWKRVNHTFSDYGPGLRFISFEHGGQDTKYWDGWFGVRVTRSSVIVEA; encoded by the exons ATGGCCAGGAATCTACTGAAGAACCCAGCTGGGGAAG AGCAGATGGAATTCTGGGAGCTGACAGAGAACGGCGGGAGCCAATGGCAGGTGGAAGAGATGCCGGGAGACTGTGGCTACGACTTCGGTGACAATGGAGTGACCAAATACTTCAGCACCTCCTTTGA GCTGTGTCTGAAGAGGCAGGTGGTTGACCTAGTGGCAGAGGGCTACACTCCTGATGACCTCGATGCCCAGCCAGCTGTCAGTGTGGAAGACTG gtacAGTGGGAGGACAGACTGTGGGTGCACCTACCAGTTGACAGTGTGGCTGTTGAATGAGAATGAGGAAATTCTTCAGGAATTTAAACCAGAATCAATCACCCTTGACCCAGATTGTGATGACTGCTCCTGGAAACGG GTGAACCACACTTTCTCTGATTACGGTCCTGGCCTGCGCTTCATCTCGTTTGAACATGGAGGACAGGACACCAAGTACTGGGACGGCTGGTTTGGAGTTCGAGTCACTAGGAGCTCTGTTATTGTAGAGGCCTGA
- the svbp gene encoding small vasohibin-binding protein has translation MEPTCRKDKAKLNSTPTRGDRAKQKSAQQELKQRQRAEIYALNKVMTELEQQQFEAFCKQMQSQGE, from the exons ATGGAGCCCACCTGTCGCAAAGACAAAGCGAAGTTGAACTCCACTCCTACTCGCGGCGACAGGGCCAAGCAGAAATCCGCCCAGCAGGAACTGAAACAACGACAACGGGCAGAG ATCTACGCCCTGAATAAGGTGATGACAGAGCTGGAGCAGCAGCAGTTTGAGGCCTTCTGTAAGCAGATGCAGTCCCAGGGAGAGTGA